The Candidatus Poribacteria bacterium genome segment ACAGGTTTCCCGCCTTGATGTGCTTTGGTTGGCTGCCTGCCTCTCTTATGGATTGCTGTTTATTAGTTATGAGAAGGTCGCCTCTACACATTGGCAGAAGGCACATAATCGTAATCACAGAAAAAGTTTTTCTGTGATTACGATTATCAAAAACGTTCTCACGGACTTATGGAACCAACACTTTCTGCTCTCCTTTTTCACGCAGATACATCCGAGGGGGGATCCGCTTTCGGAGACCTTTGCCAACTGACTGGCTTTCTCACAGACAAACCCAACGGCATCAACGACAATCTACTCTCGAAAAAAAATGGGGGTAAGTGACCTCATCACGCTGTTTAAAGGAGTGCCAGCGTGATGAAATATTGGGTTCATTCTGGATTTTCTACACGAGATCTCAACAGGAAGGTCAAAGTTTTTTGGAGGATAGCGTTCTATTTTTTCCGTTCGGTCCGACCTAAGGGTAGATGCTTATGTCGAGCTCACGTTAAGGTTCACTTAAATCCTTTAGGACAAGGACATTGCGATCGACGCGGTTGAGAAACCGCGCCTACCGATCCAATTCTAAGTAAGTTGTGTCCTATTCAATCTCTCGGAAATCTGGCACTTCCATCGGTGCTCCACCGTTCGCAATGGATTGTTCCGAAACCAAACCCGGCACGGTGTAATCCATCGCCGTATAGACATCCATCGGTGGCGGTGTATCAGTAAGGATACTATCCACAAAATCCCGTACTTTAAAATACTCACCGAGATCACCAGCATTTTCAGCCTCAGCAGGCGGATTTTTCCAGCGTTCCGGTAGTAAATCTTCAAGTTGGGAGAGGGGTCTCCACTGTTCGCTTATACCGAACTCACTCAACCAAATTTTCGGTGCCGCGTTGAACCCACGTGAACTCTCATAGCATCCCTTTGTTCCTTGCAAACTGAAATACGAATTCGCGGGACGATTTGAGAGCATGTCAATTCGGATCTTGATTAACCCTCCACAATCCGTTTTACACATCATCATGACCGTATCTTCCATGGCGTGCTCAGGATCGGTGTTAACACCCGTTCCGAGACAACAGACACTCACAACGCGTCCATCAAACCACTGAAGCACTGGACCGAGGCTATGCGTCGCATAGTTGCACCACGCCACGTCGGATTCCCACTCTCGTCGTGATGAAGCGACTTAATATTGTGGAGGTATTCACCTTCTCCGAAATAGACATCACCGAACATGCCCGCCTCTACCATACTACGGATCAGAACATTCGGCTTGGCGTAGCACGTGTTTTCAGCCATCGTGTACTTGGCAGATGCTTTCCTGACTGCACGAACTAAGTCGTAACATTCTTCCAATTTGACAGCCGCGGTCACCTCACTGATGACGTGTTTTCCCGCCTCCAATGCCTCGATCGCTTGCGGTACGTGTAAATTCTCAGGTGTAGCGAGAACGACAAGATCGACAGCGTCCAGCATTGCTTGGTAATCTGTAA includes the following:
- a CDS encoding Gfo/Idh/MocA family oxidoreductase, with the translated sequence MANQLKVGIVGAHRGSSYFQPFRAIAETTVTAVCDINEETLQSVAERFDVPQQFTDYQAMLDAVDLVVLATPENLHVPQAIEALEAGKHVISEVTAAVKLEECYDLVRAVRKASAKYTMAENTCYAKPNVLIRSMVEAGMFGDVYFGEGEYLHNIKSLHHDESGNPTWRGATMRRIASVQCFSGLMDAL